Proteins from a genomic interval of Mesobacillus sp. S13:
- a CDS encoding glycerate kinase, which produces MKIVIAPDSFKESLTALEAALAIESGMKKILPGASFVKVPMADGGEGTVQSLVDATGGKLVTKTVTGPLGAPVEAFFGISGDEKTAVIEMAAASGLHLVPSCNRNPLETTTRGTGELIATALDYGVEHIIIGIGGSATNDGGAGMAKALGILLLDSNGKEIGEGGGALGSLAAVNMAGLDKRLETVKIEVACDVDNPLTGKRGASHVFGPQKGATQEMVELLDHNLHHFAQIIWKDIGKDIEKVPGAGAAGGLGGGLMAFLSAELKRGVDIVIEAAQLESHILDADFVITGEGKIDGQTIFGKTPIGVAKTAKRHNVPVIAIAGNVGADSEVVHEYGIDAVFSIVPGVVSLEDAFKNAHTFAEKIAANIATIIKLSR; this is translated from the coding sequence ATGAAAATTGTAATTGCACCTGATTCTTTTAAAGAGAGCCTTACAGCGCTCGAGGCTGCTTTAGCAATCGAGAGTGGCATGAAAAAGATCCTCCCTGGAGCAAGTTTCGTAAAGGTACCTATGGCAGACGGAGGCGAAGGAACGGTCCAATCCCTTGTTGATGCCACAGGCGGAAAACTGGTCACCAAAACAGTGACAGGCCCACTAGGCGCTCCGGTTGAAGCCTTTTTCGGAATTTCAGGTGATGAAAAGACAGCTGTCATAGAGATGGCTGCTGCTTCAGGACTTCATCTTGTACCTTCATGTAACAGAAACCCTCTGGAAACGACTACTCGGGGTACAGGTGAATTGATTGCTACCGCTCTTGACTATGGTGTCGAGCATATCATTATTGGGATAGGCGGAAGTGCCACTAATGATGGAGGAGCGGGTATGGCTAAGGCCCTTGGTATCTTGCTGCTTGATTCAAATGGAAAAGAAATCGGCGAGGGCGGAGGAGCCTTAGGTTCTCTTGCTGCAGTGAACATGGCTGGGTTGGATAAACGGCTGGAAACAGTGAAGATTGAAGTTGCTTGTGATGTGGATAATCCCTTAACGGGCAAAAGAGGTGCATCACATGTTTTTGGACCTCAAAAGGGAGCAACGCAAGAAATGGTTGAATTACTGGATCACAACCTTCACCATTTTGCCCAGATCATTTGGAAGGACATCGGCAAGGACATCGAGAAAGTTCCAGGTGCCGGCGCAGCAGGTGGGCTTGGTGGCGGATTAATGGCGTTTCTGTCGGCGGAGTTAAAAAGAGGTGTTGACATCGTGATTGAGGCTGCTCAACTAGAAAGCCATATCCTAGATGCCGACTTTGTTATAACCGGAGAAGGAAAGATTGATGGTCAGACGATTTTCGGAAAGACTCCTATAGGCGTTGCCAAAACAGCTAAACGACACAATGTCCCGGTCATTGCGATTGCGGGCAATGTAGGTGCTGACAGTGAAGTTGTCCACGAGTATGGAATTGATGCCGTATTCAGCATAGTTCCAGGTGTTGTATCGCTTGAAGATGCCTTTAAAAACGCTCACACATTTGCAGAAAAAATCGCAGCAAATATCGCAACCATCATAAAACTTAGCAGATGA
- a CDS encoding GntP family permease produces the protein MDIQVSAFGAIVALVVAIFLILKKVSPAYGMIAGALIGGLVGGVDVTNTVALMMEGAKGIIPAVLRILAAGVLAGVLIESGAAAVIAETIVKKVGETRALLALAIATMILTTVGVFVDVAVITVAPIALAIANKAGISKTAILLAMIGGGKAGNIMSPNPNAIAAADAFQIPLTSVMAAGIIPAIFGLTVTYILAKKLVNKGSMVTAQESETTDKGKHPLVVPAIVAPLVTIILLALRPLFDINIDPMIALPAGGIAGALAMGRIRQINDYAIAGLNKMSGVAIMLLGTGTLAGIIANSGLKDVLINSLDALGLPAFVLAPASGIFMSAATASTTAGTAVASQVFGSTILEMGVTALAGAAMVHAGATVLDHLPHGSFFHATGGSVNMEIKERLKLIPYETAVGLTLAMVSTLIFGIFKFFG, from the coding sequence GTGGATATTCAAGTAAGCGCTTTCGGCGCAATTGTAGCACTAGTAGTAGCTATTTTCCTTATTTTAAAGAAAGTTTCACCAGCATATGGAATGATTGCAGGTGCCCTGATCGGGGGACTTGTAGGCGGAGTTGATGTCACGAACACCGTTGCCTTGATGATGGAAGGGGCAAAGGGAATCATTCCTGCAGTATTAAGGATTCTCGCTGCCGGTGTGCTGGCAGGCGTCCTAATTGAATCAGGTGCTGCTGCAGTAATCGCCGAAACAATCGTTAAGAAGGTCGGGGAAACACGTGCGTTACTTGCACTGGCAATCGCGACAATGATCCTTACTACTGTTGGCGTATTTGTCGATGTTGCTGTCATCACTGTTGCGCCAATCGCGTTGGCAATCGCCAATAAAGCGGGTATTTCCAAAACAGCGATCCTGCTTGCAATGATTGGCGGCGGCAAGGCTGGGAATATCATGTCACCGAACCCAAATGCAATAGCTGCAGCGGATGCGTTCCAAATCCCATTGACATCAGTAATGGCTGCGGGAATCATTCCAGCTATTTTCGGATTGACCGTTACGTATATTTTAGCTAAGAAGCTAGTGAATAAAGGTTCGATGGTAACAGCTCAAGAAAGTGAAACAACGGATAAAGGTAAGCACCCATTAGTAGTCCCGGCAATCGTGGCCCCATTAGTTACCATCATTTTGCTGGCCCTGCGACCATTATTCGATATAAACATCGACCCAATGATCGCCCTGCCAGCTGGAGGAATCGCAGGAGCGCTTGCGATGGGCAGGATCAGGCAAATCAATGACTATGCAATCGCTGGATTAAATAAAATGTCCGGAGTAGCAATCATGCTCCTTGGTACAGGAACACTCGCGGGAATCATCGCCAATTCAGGGTTGAAGGATGTCTTAATTAACAGCCTGGATGCGCTTGGTCTTCCAGCCTTCGTCCTTGCACCTGCATCTGGTATTTTCATGTCAGCGGCTACTGCTTCTACAACAGCAGGGACCGCAGTTGCTTCGCAGGTTTTCGGTTCAACCATATTGGAAATGGGTGTCACCGCACTAGCGGGTGCAGCCATGGTACACGCGGGTGCCACAGTCCTTGACCATCTTCCACACGGAAGCTTCTTCCACGCAACTGGAGGAAGTGTCAACATGGAGATTAAAGAACGTTTAAAATTGATACCTTATGAAACAGCAGTCGGTTTAACACTCGCAATGGTTTCGACACTAATCTTTGGGATCTTCAAGTTTTTCGGATAG